In a genomic window of Bacteroidota bacterium:
- a CDS encoding right-handed parallel beta-helix repeat-containing protein, giving the protein MSNFKLLISLLIFSIYLPQVYTQPLNGTYTVGSGGNYSTITQAVADLTTKGVDAPVVFNILNGNYNEQFLIGSISGASASNTITFQSQTGDPNNVTISFTPTSTNNYIVRLLQADYITFQNITLTASGSPSYGTVIKLDGDANNNRFMNNVLNGVSTTGGSANLIVIYADGDSIDNTTISGNTFVNGSYGVYLDGISPSVLSTGTQITNNTFSGTGYNPIFLRYQIGAQVTGNTISSTTAQRGMEIQSSTGAMQILKNQMSINSGFGIYLYYSDGGTGLPTPRGLIANNFISVGGASTAYGIQLYYSTNQDVYYNSVNISSTNTTAGRALSVDGGSSINVVNNIFANPGGGYAYYIGIPAAIGTSNY; this is encoded by the coding sequence ATGTCGAATTTTAAATTATTAATTTCACTGCTAATTTTTAGTATATACTTACCGCAGGTATATACTCAACCTCTGAACGGGACGTATACGGTCGGAAGTGGAGGAAATTATTCAACTATTACACAAGCGGTAGCCGATCTCACGACAAAAGGTGTTGATGCACCGGTTGTGTTCAATATCCTTAATGGAAATTATAATGAACAATTTTTAATTGGCAGTATTAGTGGAGCTAGTGCATCTAACACAATTACATTTCAGTCGCAAACAGGTGACCCTAATAACGTAACCATTAGTTTTACACCGACAAGCACGAATAATTATATCGTTCGACTTCTTCAGGCAGATTATATTACCTTCCAGAATATAACACTTACTGCAAGTGGAAGCCCATCATACGGTACAGTTATTAAATTGGACGGTGATGCCAATAACAACCGATTTATGAACAATGTTTTGAACGGTGTCAGTACAACAGGTGGTTCGGCAAATCTCATCGTCATATATGCAGACGGAGACTCCATTGACAACACCACAATTAGTGGTAACACATTCGTCAATGGTAGTTATGGTGTGTATCTTGATGGCATAAGCCCGTCAGTACTATCCACAGGTACACAGATAACGAACAACACATTCAGCGGTACGGGTTACAACCCAATATTTTTGCGTTATCAGATTGGAGCGCAAGTTACGGGTAACACGATTAGCTCAACTACAGCCCAGCGAGGTATGGAGATTCAGAGCAGTACGGGAGCGATGCAGATATTGAAGAATCAGATGAGCATAAATTCAGGTTTTGGTATCTATCTTTACTATTCTGATGGCGGTACAGGTCTTCCCACACCGCGCGGATTGATTGCAAACAATTTTATATCAGTTGGCGGTGCAAGCACTGCGTACGGTATACAACTTTATTACAGTACTAATCAGGATGTGTATTATAACAGTGTGAATATAAGCAGCACAAACACAACGGCTGGTCGTGCTCTGTCGGTTGATGGTGGCAGTAGTATCAATGTGGTGAACAACATATTTGCAAACCCAGGCGGTGGTTATGCATACTACATAGGAATACCTGCCGCTATCGGAACTTCAAACTATAA
- a CDS encoding two-component regulator propeller domain-containing protein: MKLIFLVLLSFICVVWNGNSQVHPFLTYTIKNDLISNEIRTLFQDSHGFLWIGTSEGLSRYDGVSFKNYTPAEGLPHNYINHIIEDRNEPGALWVATNGGGVFKFSGGKFKTFSHKSDQYANYVGYLMQDSYGKIWCGTLSGIYLIENDSLSAFENNIKIHLGEIYETAANEIIFFSGLKLFAYSQKNKSFITIELSIDSNATFNNSFKDSEQNIWVILSNGTVLKIFDN; encoded by the coding sequence ATGAAATTAATTTTTCTGGTTCTTTTGTCTTTTATCTGTGTTGTTTGGAACGGAAATTCACAGGTCCATCCATTCCTGACATATACAATCAAGAACGACCTTATTTCAAACGAGATACGGACACTTTTTCAGGACTCACACGGTTTTTTATGGATAGGAACATCGGAGGGATTGAGCCGATACGATGGCGTTTCGTTCAAAAACTATACACCCGCTGAAGGGCTTCCTCATAATTACATCAATCATATAATTGAAGACCGTAATGAACCGGGTGCGCTATGGGTTGCCACAAATGGCGGAGGTGTGTTCAAATTTTCCGGCGGTAAATTTAAAACCTTCTCGCACAAATCCGACCAATACGCTAACTATGTTGGCTATCTGATGCAAGACAGCTATGGGAAAATATGGTGCGGAACTCTTTCAGGGATTTATCTTATCGAAAATGATTCGTTATCTGCATTTGAAAATAATATAAAAATTCATCTTGGTGAAATTTATGAAACAGCCGCTAACGAGATTATATTTTTTTCGGGACTTAAATTGTTTGCGTACTCACAAAAAAATAAATCTTTTATAACAATAGAACTCTCTATCGATTCCAATGCTACTTTCAATAACAGCTTCAAAGATTCAGAACAAAATATTTGGGTTATATTATCGAATGGAACTGTGTTAAAAATTTTCGATAACTAG
- a CDS encoding two-component regulator propeller domain-containing protein — translation MGTYNEGIIKYEDQYVYKFPIPALSTPINNSQAVNDNAGHIWVATVSGLWEFWSDKKGKWSSYLHKVLHNNYPQTLLFDKQGRLWVGYAQSTIILYEIIYQKGKSSKLEVIRKIPLKFRPEKSDLLCMMLDRQNRLICSIQNHGILIIEFDSSMAKTRYQLITDSLPDVSIRAIYEDSFGNIWLGGYWGGLGVIEKGDWKNGKKIIIKESDGLPNNAVRAICEDENGNLLVGTRYSGIGVIPKERISSIFWRDKNLPIFCRTITMRDGLVSNAIWCLLKEEQTIFIGTNHGFQAMVYDQVVKFRNFKESLGERVALCGINKNGVSWYITRDVIVIDEDIRYRINLLPPKVLINSFTVDGISIPLDTVYSFSGDNEQFVLEYVGVSLRDGESIEYQYRLKDVVQNWSLWTRDRRISFAGLKPGTHTFEVQAINGDGFISDQPAQIKFTIVAPLWQHWWFILSLFLALTTLFIILVKYFSTRKIKAKLEKVKQEQALQNERTRTREGISRDLHDDIASTLSGIGYFVQAVEKESGTVFSQNSKKYLSLIKESSDEILESIRDIIWSLNPENNNWEVVLAKCRRYTSDLCESKSINYKIKFPENFSKITPPLENLKNFWLAYKEIIANALKHSDCTQMDISIELVENSSFSIQISDNGKGFDVNKVKNGSGLSNIHSRIKMLNGTSELITIRDEGTCWKISFPL, via the coding sequence ATGGGAACATATAACGAGGGTATTATAAAATATGAAGACCAATATGTTTACAAATTTCCGATACCGGCATTAAGCACACCTATCAACAACTCACAAGCTGTAAACGACAATGCGGGGCATATCTGGGTTGCAACAGTTTCAGGTTTGTGGGAATTTTGGTCCGACAAAAAAGGAAAATGGTCCAGTTATTTGCATAAAGTGTTGCATAACAATTATCCGCAAACTTTATTATTCGACAAACAAGGCAGACTGTGGGTTGGATATGCGCAGTCAACTATTATCCTCTATGAAATTATATATCAGAAAGGGAAAAGTTCGAAGCTCGAAGTTATCAGAAAAATTCCATTGAAATTTCGACCCGAAAAATCAGATTTGTTGTGTATGATGTTGGATAGACAAAATAGGTTGATTTGCAGTATACAAAATCATGGAATACTGATAATAGAATTTGATTCTTCCATGGCTAAGACTCGCTATCAATTAATAACTGATAGTTTACCCGATGTTTCGATACGAGCAATCTATGAAGATTCATTTGGCAATATTTGGCTTGGCGGTTACTGGGGTGGTTTAGGTGTTATCGAGAAAGGCGATTGGAAAAACGGAAAAAAAATTATTATTAAAGAGTCGGATGGATTACCGAACAATGCCGTCCGGGCAATATGTGAAGATGAGAATGGAAATTTATTAGTTGGAACCAGATACAGCGGCATCGGTGTAATACCAAAGGAAAGAATCTCTTCGATTTTTTGGCGGGATAAAAATTTACCGATATTTTGCAGGACGATTACGATGCGCGATGGGTTGGTGAGCAATGCGATATGGTGTTTATTAAAAGAGGAGCAAACCATTTTTATTGGAACAAATCACGGATTCCAAGCGATGGTTTATGACCAGGTTGTGAAATTCCGGAATTTCAAAGAATCGTTAGGAGAAAGAGTTGCCCTTTGCGGGATCAATAAAAACGGTGTCAGTTGGTACATTACCAGAGATGTGATTGTGATAGACGAGGATATCAGATACCGGATAAATCTTTTACCGCCGAAAGTTTTAATAAATTCTTTTACAGTCGATGGAATATCAATTCCTTTAGATACGGTATATAGTTTTTCTGGGGATAATGAACAATTCGTATTAGAATACGTGGGAGTTAGTTTAAGAGACGGTGAATCGATTGAATACCAATATCGTTTAAAAGATGTTGTTCAGAATTGGAGTTTGTGGACGAGAGACCGGCGAATTTCATTTGCAGGTTTGAAACCCGGGACTCATACATTCGAGGTGCAAGCAATTAACGGCGATGGATTTATAAGCGATCAACCTGCACAAATTAAATTTACAATTGTTGCCCCTTTATGGCAGCACTGGTGGTTCATATTATCATTATTCCTCGCTTTAACTACTCTGTTTATAATATTGGTTAAGTATTTTTCAACTCGTAAGATAAAAGCAAAGTTAGAAAAAGTAAAACAAGAGCAAGCATTACAAAATGAGCGCACTCGTACACGTGAGGGTATCTCGCGTGATCTGCATGATGATATTGCATCTACCTTGAGTGGGATTGGGTATTTTGTTCAAGCAGTTGAAAAAGAAAGTGGAACTGTTTTTTCGCAAAATTCAAAAAAATATTTATCCCTTATTAAAGAAAGTTCAGATGAAATTTTAGAATCTATCAGGGATATTATTTGGTCGCTGAATCCCGAGAACAACAATTGGGAAGTAGTACTCGCAAAATGCCGCCGTTACACATCCGATTTATGCGAGAGCAAATCAATTAATTATAAAATTAAATTTCCCGAAAATTTTTCTAAAATTACTCCACCCCTGGAAAATCTTAAGAACTTTTGGCTTGCATATAAAGAAATTATAGCCAATGCCCTTAAACATTCTGACTGTACTCAAATGGATATATCAATCGAGTTAGTGGAGAATTCCTCCTTCTCGATTCAGATTAGTGATAACGGAAAAGGATTCGATGTTAACAAGGTAAAAAACGGATCCGGTTTGAGCAATATTCATTCGCGTATTAAAATGCTGAATGGTACGAGTGAACTAATTACAATCCGGGATGAGGGGACATGTTGGAAAATAAGTTTCCCTTTATAA
- a CDS encoding response regulator transcription factor, whose translation MNNGNTIISISLIEDNRYVRFGMEELINSIPEFSLTGSFENCEKAFETSAIEESDVVLMDIGLPGMSGIEGVKYISKKYPDVIVLMCTIHSDDQKIFDAICAGAVGYLLKEISADELIKAIKDSRSGGSPMSPNIARKVISFFQKSRTSSADKMNELTEREIHVLKKMSEGKSYSLIANELFLSIDGVRYHIRHIYEKLHVNSRGEAVAKGLKNGLIFPQT comes from the coding sequence ATGAATAATGGAAACACAATTATATCTATCTCATTAATTGAAGATAATCGTTACGTCCGATTCGGGATGGAAGAACTTATAAATAGTATTCCCGAATTTTCACTCACAGGTTCTTTTGAAAACTGCGAAAAAGCATTTGAGACTTCAGCGATCGAAGAATCGGATGTGGTTCTTATGGATATTGGCTTACCCGGTATGTCGGGTATCGAGGGGGTAAAATATATTTCAAAAAAATATCCCGATGTAATTGTGCTAATGTGTACAATACACAGCGACGATCAAAAAATATTTGATGCAATTTGTGCCGGTGCAGTGGGATATTTATTAAAAGAGATTTCCGCGGACGAGCTGATAAAAGCGATAAAAGATAGTAGAAGCGGAGGTTCACCAATGAGCCCTAATATCGCGCGTAAAGTAATTTCTTTTTTCCAAAAATCAAGAACATCAAGCGCCGACAAGATGAACGAGTTGACCGAACGTGAAATTCATGTCTTAAAAAAAATGTCCGAAGGCAAATCCTATTCTTTGATTGCAAATGAATTATTCCTCTCTATCGACGGGGTTAGGTATCATATCAGGCACATTTACGAGAAATTGCATGTTAATTCTCGCGGAGAAGCTGTAGCTAAAGGTCTTAAAAACGGCTTAATTTTCCCCCAAACATAG
- a CDS encoding S9 family peptidase, producing MKLLKLFILSLLIIYSIYTYSQESISRSVSKPPSTNTNMQTTFLNNDTLNDKYAWLKDKTNSEVIKHLEAENEYTDAMMLPTVAFQETLYNEMLSRIKETDLDVPYRIGNYFYYTRTEKGKQYSIFCRKKNNLDAPEEIILDQNELAAKYQYFRLGAFSVSIDQNLLAFSIDTTGAEEFSLFVKNLETNEFLADKLDNVNSVVWALENQTIFYTTHDHAKRPHQLFRHTLGTTQKEDVLIYEEKDELFRISAWRSRSKEFIFLNAQSSNSDEVRYLSAGKPLGDFKIISPREQEHEYTIDHYGDKFYIVTNKGAKNFKLVVAPVSDPQQKNWKEVLPHRKSIHLTNVDFFKNYFVAYETELGIQKMRVTDLRTNEHHYINFPEPVYTAYPSTNAEFDTNVFRFSYQSFITPSSIYDYNFGTREQTLLKQTEVLGGYNPKLYKSERIYGKAKDGKEVPISIVYKIGFEKIGKSPLHLTGYGSYGYSSPVTFSSSRLSLLDRGVVYAIAHVRGGSELGRDWYDDGKLLKKKNTFTDFISVAEHLVKENYTTSNHLTIEGGSAGGLLMGAVTNMRPGLFKAVVAQVPFVDVINTMLDETLPLTVGEFLEWGNPKEKLYYDYMKTYCPYTNIESKKYPNILVKVGLNDPRVGYWEGAKWTAKLREMKTDNNVILLKTNMGSGHGGRSGRYERLKEIAFDYAYILSQSGIVK from the coding sequence ATGAAATTGCTAAAATTATTTATTCTTTCACTCTTAATAATTTATTCCATATATACCTATTCACAAGAATCGATTTCACGATCAGTAAGCAAACCGCCGTCAACAAATACGAATATGCAAACAACATTTCTAAATAACGATACGCTTAATGATAAATATGCATGGCTAAAAGATAAAACGAATTCTGAAGTTATTAAACATCTTGAAGCCGAAAACGAATACACAGATGCGATGATGCTGCCGACTGTGGCTTTTCAGGAAACACTCTACAACGAAATGCTAAGCAGAATTAAAGAAACTGACCTCGATGTTCCATACCGAATTGGAAATTACTTTTACTACACCCGCACGGAAAAGGGAAAACAATATTCGATTTTTTGTAGAAAGAAGAATAACCTCGATGCACCTGAAGAAATTATACTCGATCAAAATGAGCTTGCAGCGAAATATCAATATTTCCGGTTAGGTGCTTTCAGCGTAAGTATCGACCAAAATCTGCTTGCTTTTTCGATTGATACAACTGGCGCGGAAGAATTTTCGTTATTTGTAAAAAACTTGGAAACTAACGAATTTTTAGCTGATAAACTTGATAATGTAAACTCGGTTGTTTGGGCTTTGGAGAATCAAACTATTTTCTACACAACTCACGACCATGCAAAACGCCCTCATCAGCTTTTCAGGCATACATTAGGAACGACTCAGAAAGAAGATGTGCTGATATATGAAGAAAAAGATGAACTTTTTAGAATATCTGCCTGGCGTTCAAGAAGCAAAGAGTTTATTTTTCTGAATGCACAATCGAGTAATTCCGATGAAGTTCGTTATTTATCTGCTGGTAAACCTTTGGGAGATTTCAAAATAATTTCACCTCGCGAACAAGAACACGAATACACAATCGATCATTACGGCGATAAATTTTACATAGTAACGAACAAAGGGGCGAAAAATTTTAAACTTGTGGTAGCGCCCGTCAGCGATCCGCAACAAAAAAACTGGAAAGAAGTTCTTCCACACAGGAAAAGCATTCACTTAACAAATGTCGATTTTTTCAAGAACTATTTTGTCGCATACGAAACTGAACTAGGAATACAAAAGATGCGTGTAACCGATTTACGCACAAACGAGCATCACTACATCAACTTTCCGGAACCGGTTTATACAGCATATCCGAGTACAAATGCAGAATTTGACACAAATGTTTTTCGTTTCAGTTACCAGTCGTTTATTACGCCGAGTTCCATTTACGATTATAACTTTGGAACACGCGAACAAACATTGCTAAAACAAACCGAAGTACTTGGCGGCTACAATCCTAAGCTATATAAATCGGAACGGATTTATGGAAAAGCAAAAGATGGTAAAGAGGTTCCGATATCGATCGTTTATAAAATAGGATTTGAGAAAATCGGTAAGTCGCCTTTACATCTTACCGGCTATGGTTCGTATGGATATTCTTCGCCTGTAACATTTTCTTCGTCCCGTCTTAGTTTACTGGATAGGGGTGTCGTTTATGCAATTGCTCACGTTCGCGGCGGCAGTGAGTTAGGAAGAGATTGGTACGACGATGGGAAGTTGTTAAAAAAGAAAAACACATTTACCGATTTCATATCGGTTGCCGAACATCTTGTGAAAGAAAATTACACAACTTCAAACCACCTGACAATTGAAGGTGGCAGCGCCGGCGGATTACTGATGGGTGCAGTAACTAATATGCGACCCGGTTTATTCAAAGCTGTGGTTGCTCAAGTTCCCTTTGTTGATGTAATCAACACAATGCTCGATGAAACTCTTCCACTGACTGTCGGTGAGTTTTTAGAATGGGGAAACCCGAAAGAAAAACTTTATTACGATTATATGAAAACTTACTGTCCCTACACGAATATTGAATCTAAAAAATATCCGAATATACTTGTAAAAGTCGGCTTGAACGATCCGCGTGTTGGGTATTGGGAAGGAGCAAAGTGGACTGCAAAACTTCGAGAAATGAAAACCGATAATAATGTTATTCTCCTGAAAACAAATATGGGATCGGGGCACGGCGGCAGGTCGGGGCGCTATGAACGTTTAAAAGAAATTGCTTTTGATTACGCGTATATATTGAGCCAGAGTGGAATTGTAAAGTAG